The genomic stretch atcacacctggctgacATCAACTGTGATGTCCATCTCCTTCCcatgagctgggattacaggtgtgtgccatcacacctggctgacATCAACTGTGATGTCCATCTCCTTCCcatgagctgggattacaggtgtgtgccatcacacctggctgacATCAACTGTGATGTCCATCTCCTTCCcatgagctgggattacaggtgtgtgccatcacacctggctgacATCAACTGTGATGTCCATCTCCTTCCcatgagctgggattacaggtgtgtgccatcacacctggctgacATCAACTGTGATGGCCATCTTACAGTCTCATCCCTAGCATTCTACCCTCCATCTGTACCCATTCCCCACCTCAGGAATAAGCACAACGTAAGTAAGGCTTAGGTGCATTTTaagatgtgtattttttaaaggacaaaagGTGACTTGGTGGAAGCTGGGCCAACTGCCATGTGTTCAGTTGTGCACAGTAAGACCACATTTAAAGTGATGTGAAAAGCTCAAGACGTTTCCCATGGGTACTCACCCCCTCGCTCTTCCTACAACGTCTTTCTTCTCTAGCCAGTGTTGTCCTTGTTTATAGAGGCCTCGGTCGTCAACGGCATTATTATCTCCTTTGGTTAGAAACTTGATATGCCCGTTTTGCCTTCAGAGTAAGGGAAACACAAGTCACCAAAAACCATCACGGCCTTAATGCAGAGAAACTGTTCTTCCCAATGAGCACTGGGTAATCATCATGCCCAACAGCGAGTCGCTAACTGCTGAAGAAATGCTTACGGCTGGACTGCTCAGCTAGAGAAAGATTAAGAATAAGTGAGAAGTCTAGCATTAAGGAGCTGAAATACTTATTCAAGCATTATAAACACGGCTCTAGAAGAACACGAAATGACACTAGATCATACAAATTTTACTACTTGAACAGATAAACTAGCATATATAATAAacttcattttatattaaaatatgctaTGCACAACCAATTTTCtacaaacataaaaatcaaagGCACATACTAAATTATCCCTCAGGCTATAACTGTCTAAGTAAAGACCATGGAAAACTAACAAATAGCAGAATTCCTTTAAATAACATGGACATTTTCACATGGAACAAAGGCTGCCAGAGAAGGAAGCTCTAGGTGAAGCAAGAGTCTATACGGTGCAGCCAGTTTGACGACTCAGCAGataaggcatttgccaccaagcctgacaacataAGTCTGGTCCCTAGGAACCACAGtacaaggaaagaaacaacttCCCCAAGCTGTCCTCTCGCCTCCATATGCACCTGAGGTAGTGCATATTTGGAGGTAGTgccctccaaataaataaatgtaattaaaaaacaataaaagtaattcAAAAAAGCATCCCAAGTAACTATTAAAGCCACATCAACCAACTGCGGCTGAGGACCTTAACTGATCTAAGTTCAAGCAAATGGTTTTAAAGGTCATAAtgacagccaggcggtggtggcgcacacctttgatcccagcacttcagaagcagaggcaggcggatctgtgtgagtttgaggccagtctgggtctacagagctagttccagatggacagccagggctgcatagagaaccTAGTTCAAAACAcaagaccaaaaccaaaagaaaaaaaagtgcaaaaTCCCTCACTATCTTGCCTAATCAAAAAATGGTTACCTTGGGACTGGTGATGTAGTTTggtgagtgcttgcctagcatatactaGGCCTTGATCCCTGCACCAAATAAATGGAGCATGGcagcatatgcctataatcccaatgcttgggaggtaaaggcagggaaACGAAAGGagacagcctgggcttcataaagccctatctcaaaaaaccaacaggaagaaaggggagggggagagatggggggaggTCAAGGAATTTAATACTACTAAAGAATGGTAAGACTTCctgtaacttttttaaaaactgcttttagatttattttctatgtactAGTGTTTGACTGCATATATGTACACCTTggatgtgcctggtgcctgaagaggaaagaagacagcATTGGATCCCCTTGGACCTAGGGCTACAGGGCTTGTGAGCCGCCTGCCGTGTGGGTGGTGGAACGCAAccgggccctctgcaagagcaacaagtgctgttaatagctgagccatctctctggcccaacTTCTAGTAATTCTGATAATGtaattgaaaacaaagctaagttTACAGTTACGAAAGACCAGACTAAAACTAATACAAGTGTCTTTAACAATCACAGTCTACAGAAAAGAGACTTAGCTCCAGGTTTCTGCTGACTAATATCCACTCAGGAACTGACTCCCAAGATGCTAAGACCACAGGTGAAAACCGGGAGGTGTTGCAAACACCCAGGACAGTCAAGTGCAAATGCCACACTCAAAATGAGATTCCAGCCAGAAACAATGCAAACATATACAGAGAAAATTAACCGTAGCTGACAATTTGGAAAGTGAAAGAATGTCAGAGATACCATAGGGGATTAAAGAGAACAGTCAAGAGCATGGGGAAGGAAGAGTCAGTTAAGACAGAAAAGCGCCAGGAGGGAAGGAATGCTGGGCTATTCCCAAGGACCTGCTTGTCAGGAAACAACACATAGGCTTTCTCCTGCTGGCCTGGGATCAGCTCACTACTGTGTCCTGAAAAAGCACACACCCCATCATCTACTTAGTGGCAGAACAAATACTCTGCCCTGGCAACTGCCCCTCAATACACCTATTAAGATTTAAGATATgctccagccaggcagtggcacacgccttgaaccccagcactggggagacagaggcaggtggttctctgtgagttcaagatcagcctgctctacacagcaagttctagggcagccagggctacacagagaaaccctgtctcaaaaaacttaaaaaacaaagaaaccgaTATGCtccagccagatgtggtggagcCTGCAAGGAATtagaaaagaacatgaaaaacCCCTGGAAAAATCTTCAGAGAAACAGATGAATTAATAACTATTCAGTTTTCCAAATGTAAGCCAAACTTTCAGATATTCATAAAATTGGATGGAAAGTAAAGGTTAAAGGGTCCCTACTCtctataatgttttattattagagAAGAggctcatttagcccaggctagacttcaATTTGCTATGCAAGCCAACAATGACCCTGAActtgtctgtccctgcctcccaagtgctgggattagacatGCATGCCAAGGCCTGGGTTTTGTAGTGCAGCACTGGGGAGCTAATCCAGGGCTTTAGTCTAGCAACTGAGTTACATGTTACATCTCCAGTTTTGtttattaactaaaaaaaaaataaaaaaataaaaaaattattagctGGGTAGCGGTGATGCACGcattcaatcccagtactcaggaggcagaggcagcctggtctacaaagcgagttccaggacagagaaaccctgtctcaaaaacaaacaaaaaaagttttacatAGATGAGTGTATTGCCTGCATAAATGTGCACCAAAAACATGCCTGGTGCttctagaggtcagaagaaggcatcagattttccgaaactgaagttacagatggctacgagctaccatgtagttgctgaggaccaacccgggtcctctgtgaggacaagtgctcttaagtgctgagtcagCTTTCTAGCCCCGCTCttcaataatttttatgtatcaaaattaaacacttcaaactctaaaacaaaacttttcaaaaatacaaatgaaaagcgGGCATGTACTTTTCATGGATCTTCAAGACTCGATGCACTATAGGAATCTCTCTTCCTTCTATCCTGAAGACGACGATCTCCCCCACTCGTATGGGATCTTCGACACGGTTAGTTAGGAAAAGGAGGTCCCCTCTGTGAAACGCAGGTTCCATGCTGCCACTGGGAGGAGATACAGAAAGATAGATACATTTCAAAATTAGATATTCAACAGAGCAACAGATACCAGATGCCCCGTGATGGACTCAGTATTTTAACAACTGTGGTACCAAAGATGACACTGTCCTCAAAATAGGTTGTCTTCATCCATGtgatttcatttcttcattttgggGGCATAGTTACAATCTCAtagtgtagatcaggctgccctcaaacttgtggcaatttTTTGACCTAAGCCTCCTCAGTCCTGAGATTACATGTTAACACCATCATACCCAGCTTGGTTCCCGTCAACTAGTAAAAGAATTTTTTAGTTATTAGTCTTTACTAACTAGTTCCATTTTAAGCAATATGACTCAAAGGTGCTTAAGTCTTGAAAAGGGCAGTGTTACTAATTCTTTAACCTTTTAGAATTTCAAGTGACAAACAATATAAAAGACTGAACTTTAAAAACACtgcccttcttctggcttcctctgaaaatactaaacatattcaaatattcaaatgagAACCGGATCATCTCTTGCCATTTATAAGGTACAGACCATGATGACCTTATGAGTTCAACTGATTAGGGAGGAAAACAGCTCATCAAgtcagaaacagaacaaagagcaCTGGCGCTCCAGtctcttctttgtctttaaagagagagctCAAAGACTCCTGGGATTTCTGTCTAAGAAATTCGGAAACTAGGAAGGGGGAAGAGCCCGAGAAGagcatctccttctctcctgcctgtCCTGCCTCACACCCGATTCTGAGAAGAGCCTAGGAGATTTGCATTTACATCTTCAGGAACTCAAACTCCAGTTTTCAATTAGAAAAAcattacaaaaagtaaaaatatcagctgggtggtggtgctgcacacgcctgtaatgccagcacttgggagacagaggcaggcagatctcagtgagtttgaggccagcctggattacaaagccaggactgttacacagagaaatcctatcttgaaaacaacaacagcaacaacaaaaagttaaaagtatCAGCAGGAAATAAAAGGAGACAGAACATCCAGGCCCAGACACTGTTGTCTGAAGACTACATATGTAACAGCTGCGGTCCCTAAACTCTCTTGTAACTGGATAACCTGACAATACAAATAAAATCCTCAAGCTCAGGTCACAAATAAACCCATTCATATCAGAGTCTGGGAATGGGGGGCAGGCATCACCAAATCCTCAGAAATTTCACtgtaggctggggagatggctcagtggttgagagccctggcagctcttccagaggtcctgagttcaactccagcaaccacatggtggctcacaaccatctgtaatgagatctggtgccctcttctggcctgcaggtagaacactatatacataataaataaatttcactGTAAAGCAAAATTGGGGAACTATGAGAAAcgtgtttattttgttattattttatcaaaggctagcctgaactaggTAGCCCATGCTGACATAAAACTCACAATACTCttcttgcctcccaagtgatgggattacaggcatgtttaTCTGTTTGCTTATTATATTGTTGAACTTGAACTTACAGTACTCTTCCTGCTGGGGTTGCAGTCTTGCACCACCATGCAAGGCTAGTACATGTTTATTCTTTCCCCACCTTCCagactggtttctctgtgtactcagagacccgcctgcctctgccccctcagtgctaggactaaaggcgttTGCTACCATCACCtggtgtatgtgtttatttttaaagcttctgtaataggcaggtagatttctgagtgtgaggccatcctgatctataCAGCAagatctaggacagccaaggctacatacatagtgagatcctgtctcaaaattaaataaataaattattatttaaaaattgcagactgaggctgtagctcagtggtagagaatttgTCAGGAATGAACAAGACTCTGCGTTAACTCTCTAGCTGGATCtaccaaaaatttttaaaaaaaagaaaaaagaactttaCATACAaggctacaaacacacacacacacacacacacacacacacacgaaaaggaaaaaaggatgtACATACAGAATTATCTCCATTACATGTAAAAAACCATACATGAAGAGACaacgaattaaaaaaaaaaaaaaggaaaagaaagaaaaaaaaggaaagagacaacGATGTTAGCAGTGATTTCTATCTCAGAATTGCAAAGACAGGTTTATCTAGAGTTTCCAACATTTCACATTATGGGAATATATTAACTTTTTCTTATTAGAGAAAGCATTTCTCCTTAAAGGTCACTATGACAGTCAGGCAGGAAATGACAAGAGCCTGAAATAGAACAGCAAAGAGAACAGCTATAAAGGAGTGGAGAGGAGAAAACATCAGTGGCCAATTAGACATACGAGAAAAAAGGGTGACCCATAGATTTGTGGCACTGGCAACTGAGCAGATGCAGTGACAGTCACAGAAACAGGAGGGGAAGgatcaaaatgaaaaaaggttTTATCATGCAGAGAATCAAGAGTCTGGTTAGTAGTCAGGTGAAGCTGTCCCATGTagtgaaataagaaacaaaagcttTTGGAATTCACATGTAAGTAGCCAGAAGTGGTGGAGATGCTTGTGTTACCAGCTCCTGGGAGGTGCTCAATGCCAGCCTGCACCACATGCCAAGACTGTgcccccaaaccaaaataaataaataagacatatcAAGTATGTGTAGAGGGTAAGGAGGCACAGAGGAAATGTGTCTGTATACCTTATATAAATTCCTGTGCCAAAGAGGCCAGCAGTTAGGAGCAGCTCTTtcagaaggcctgagttcaattcccagcacccacatgacagctcacaacctctaactctagttccaggggatttgatgccctcttctgacctccacaggcaccaaacatacaaatggtgcacatacatgcatgcaaacaaaatacacataaaacaataaaatttaaaaataaaaaaaaactaatgccaaaagaaattgtaaatattaaaaagtacttAGTATACCAAGCCCAAAGTAGTgtaaaactttaatcccagcgctcaggaggcagaagcaggtggctctctgtgagttcaaggccagcctggtctacaaagtgagttccagggcagccagggctacacagagaaaccctgtcttggggggtgggagggggagtaCCTAGTGAGATCTTTTAAACATGTTGTTACTACCACTATAATTATTCTGTTGCTATTTGTGCTGGAGAGAGAAACCCAGGCCTTCCTCTTGCTATGTAAGCGCTTCATCATGAACTACACCCCCATCTTACAAgggtcattaaaaaagaaaattgaggaaAATTGTTTAAACAGTAAATCATTAAGTGAATTACGAGTAACTCTGATATCTGATTAAATTACacctttttagtttgtttgtttgttttgttttattttgtttatcaagacagggttttctctgtttaacagccctggctgtccgggaactcactctgtagacctggctggcctcaaactcacagggatccacctgcctctgcctcctgagtgctgggatcaaaagcatgtgccactactacccagcTAAATTACACTTTCAATATATCAAACatgcttccctctccccttttaaaatgaagtagGATTTTATGTATCcatggttggccttgaactggaTGTGCTTGAACATCTGgcctttctgcctctaccttctgagtccTAGATCAAAGGTACGCACTgccacacattaaaaaaacaaataagggaagggggaggaggaggagtgggggaacgggaggggaatgggaagaggggaggaagtgtaaattttttgaatggaaaagcaaataaataaataaataaaacaaatgaacaaaaattgtatgggtgttttacacacaagcatgcatgcatgagtacCGTGTGTATAcctggtgctctcagaggccagaagaggcatggTAACAACTATATGGCTGGAATtacgtagcccaggttggcatcaaactcacagtgatactcttgcttccacctcccagaTGCTTGAATGTCAGGAATGAGCTACCACATTcaactacatttttatttagtttttttaactgatacattaaaaaatgaatatattggTACTTGAGAAACGGCTCatgttgccaagtctgatgatctgagtgCAATCCCTGGTACTCACATGATGAAAAGAATCGAtgcccacaagttatcctctgacatcTACATGTGCATCTTGGCACGTGtacatctatacacatacacaaataaataacacgtaataaaatatttatatattggaGTCTGGGACTCAGACTTATTGAAAAGGGTGCCTGCCTAGCAAGcaaaagccctgagttcaatccccagctgCTGTGGGATGatgttcttgtaccctgtaaagcttgtcacttgtattgatttaataaaacgctgattgggccgggcagtggtggcgcatgcctttaattccagcactcgggaggcagaggcaggcagatctctgtgagtttgaggccagcctagtctacaagagctagttccaggacaggctccaaagccacagagaaaccgtctcggaaaaaccaaaaagcaagcaaacaaacaaacaaacaaacaaaaacgctgattggtcagtagccaggtaggaagtataggcggggtgaccaaattaggagaattctggaaagagaaaaggctcagtctgcagtcaccagccagaggcagaggaagcaagattagACTGT from Arvicola amphibius chromosome 12, mArvAmp1.2, whole genome shotgun sequence encodes the following:
- the Sec11a gene encoding signal peptidase complex catalytic subunit SEC11A, yielding MLSLDFLDDVRRMNKRQLYYQVLNFGMIVSSALMIWKGLMVITGSESPIVVVLSGSMEPAFHRGDLLFLTNRVEDPIRVGEIVVFRIEGREIPIVHRVLKIHEKQNGHIKFLTKGDNNAVDDRGLYKQGQHWLEKKDVVGRARGFVPYIGIVTILMNDYPKFKYAVLFLLGLFVLVHRE